Proteins from a single region of Streptomyces sp. Tu 3180:
- a CDS encoding peptide deformylase, whose amino-acid sequence MGTAYDQVPPAERVEELLAVRGPLPVVAAGDPVLRRGAEPFDGQLEPALLARFVEALRVTMRAAPGVGLAAPQVGVGLRIAVIEDPAPVPEEVRLARGRVPQPFRVLVNPSYEPAGAGRAAFFEGCLSVPGYQAVVARHAEVRLRGQDEHGRPLDEVFTGWPARIVQHETDHLDGTLYLDRAEPRSLSSHQAVVERWSQPTPERAARALGFELP is encoded by the coding sequence ATGGGAACTGCGTACGATCAGGTGCCGCCGGCCGAGCGGGTCGAGGAACTGCTCGCCGTCCGGGGGCCGTTGCCCGTCGTCGCGGCCGGTGACCCGGTCCTGCGGCGCGGTGCCGAGCCGTTCGACGGCCAGCTGGAGCCGGCGCTGCTGGCCCGGTTCGTCGAGGCGCTGCGGGTCACCATGCGCGCGGCGCCGGGGGTGGGACTGGCCGCGCCGCAGGTCGGGGTGGGTCTGCGGATCGCGGTGATCGAGGATCCGGCGCCCGTCCCGGAGGAGGTGCGGCTGGCGCGCGGGCGGGTGCCGCAGCCGTTCCGGGTGCTGGTGAATCCGTCGTACGAGCCGGCCGGAGCGGGGCGGGCCGCCTTCTTCGAGGGCTGTCTCAGCGTGCCGGGGTACCAGGCGGTGGTGGCGCGGCACGCCGAGGTGCGGCTGAGAGGGCAGGACGAGCACGGGCGGCCGCTGGACGAGGTGTTCACCGGGTGGCCCGCGCGGATCGTGCAGCACGAGACGGACCACCTCGACGGCACGCTCTACCTCGACCGCGCCGAGCCGCGGTCGCTGTCGTCCCATCAGGCCGTGGTGGAGCGCTGGTCGCAGCCGACGCCGGAACGGGCGGCGCGGGCGCTGGGGTTCGAACTGCCGTAG
- a CDS encoding PepSY-associated TM helix domain-containing protein yields the protein MTTAPSTTTDEVPPPPAPAPAASTWAALRPLILRLHFYAGVLVAPFLLVAALTGLLYAASFQAEEIVYDHELTVPVGDRKLPVAEQVAAARAAHPEGTVAAVRPSPGADATTRVMLSGVPGVDPGHTLAVFVDPYTAKVRGALEQYGSTGALPLRTWIDEFHRDLHLGQTGRLYSEFAASWLWVITGGGLALWLSRRRAQRRVRGTGGRRRTLGLHGGVGVWAAAGFLFLSATGLTWSTYAGAGIDDLRASLGQQTPSLSAAAGGEHAGHDTAGGTAGDAAHGVGLDRVLAAARAEGLGDPVEIVPPAGAGSAYVVKQVQRSWPEKQDAAAVDPATGEVTDVLRFADYPVLAKLTRWGIDLHTGNLFGLVNQIALMALALALILLILWGYRMWWQRGRGSSFGRPIPRGAWQQVPPYVLVPLLAVIAVLGCFVPLLGIPLAAFLAVDVVLGEIAHRRGRRTYAAGRP from the coding sequence ATGACCACCGCTCCCTCGACCACCACGGACGAGGTCCCCCCGCCCCCCGCCCCCGCGCCCGCCGCAAGCACGTGGGCCGCCCTGCGCCCCCTGATCCTGCGCCTGCACTTCTACGCGGGGGTGCTGGTGGCCCCGTTCCTGCTCGTCGCCGCCCTCACCGGTCTGCTGTACGCCGCCTCCTTCCAGGCCGAGGAGATCGTCTACGACCACGAACTGACCGTCCCCGTCGGCGACCGCAAGCTGCCCGTCGCCGAGCAGGTGGCCGCCGCCCGCGCGGCCCACCCGGAGGGCACGGTCGCCGCCGTGCGCCCCTCACCCGGGGCGGACGCCACGACCAGGGTGATGCTGTCCGGAGTGCCGGGTGTGGATCCCGGCCACACGCTCGCCGTCTTCGTCGACCCGTACACCGCGAAGGTGCGCGGTGCGCTGGAACAGTACGGCTCCACCGGCGCGTTGCCCCTGCGCACCTGGATCGACGAGTTCCACCGCGATCTGCACCTGGGGCAGACGGGCCGCCTCTACAGCGAGTTCGCGGCCAGCTGGCTGTGGGTGATCACGGGCGGCGGACTGGCGCTGTGGCTCTCCCGGCGCCGCGCCCAGCGCAGGGTGCGCGGCACCGGGGGACGGCGCCGCACCCTCGGCCTGCACGGCGGCGTCGGCGTCTGGGCCGCGGCCGGCTTCCTCTTCCTCTCGGCCACGGGTCTGACGTGGTCCACCTACGCCGGCGCCGGCATCGACGACCTGCGCGCCTCGCTCGGCCAGCAGACCCCGTCGCTGTCGGCCGCGGCGGGCGGCGAGCACGCGGGCCACGACACGGCCGGCGGCACGGCGGGCGACGCGGCCCACGGGGTCGGCCTGGACAGGGTCCTCGCGGCGGCGCGGGCCGAGGGGCTGGGTGATCCGGTGGAGATCGTGCCGCCGGCCGGCGCCGGGTCCGCGTACGTCGTGAAGCAGGTGCAGCGCAGCTGGCCCGAGAAGCAGGACGCGGCCGCCGTCGACCCGGCCACCGGGGAGGTCACCGACGTCCTGCGGTTCGCGGACTACCCGGTGCTCGCGAAACTCACCCGCTGGGGCATCGACCTCCACACCGGCAACCTGTTCGGCCTGGTCAACCAGATCGCGCTGATGGCCCTCGCCCTCGCCCTGATCCTGCTGATCCTGTGGGGCTACCGCATGTGGTGGCAGCGCGGGCGCGGCTCCTCCTTCGGACGGCCGATCCCCCGGGGAGCCTGGCAGCAGGTGCCGCCGTACGTCCTCGTCCCGCTGCTGGCGGTGATCGCCGTGCTGGGCTGCTTCGTGCCGCTGCTCGGGATCCCGCTGGCGGCGTTCCTCGCCGTCGACGTCGTGCTCGGGGAGATCGCGCACCGGCGCGGGCGCCGGACGTACGCAGCGGGACGACCGTGA
- a CDS encoding tetratricopeptide repeat protein translates to MDTTYYDHGTPAERWERAGMFFDAKDYAAAARVLDGLVEEVPEQTGPRLLLARAYYHSAQLRRAEAELRAIVERDPVEHYARLMLGRTLERQGRHEEARSHLRIASALAGDFDDDRAVPRR, encoded by the coding sequence GTGGACACCACGTACTACGACCACGGGACACCGGCCGAGCGGTGGGAGCGGGCCGGGATGTTCTTCGACGCCAAGGACTACGCCGCCGCCGCGCGCGTCCTGGACGGGCTGGTCGAGGAGGTGCCGGAGCAGACCGGGCCGCGGCTGCTGCTGGCGCGGGCCTACTACCACTCGGCCCAACTGCGCCGCGCGGAAGCCGAGTTGCGCGCCATCGTGGAGCGCGACCCGGTGGAGCACTACGCCCGGCTGATGCTCGGCCGCACGCTCGAGCGGCAGGGGCGGCACGAGGAGGCCCGGTCGCACCTGCGCATCGCCTCCGCGCTGGCGGGCGACTTCGACGACGACCGGGCCGTTCCCCGCCGGTGA
- a CDS encoding MarR family winged helix-turn-helix transcriptional regulator, with protein MTTTAPLADGRVIGLAHYAGRAVLESVLDRYGVTFQQSVTLRAVAVSGTGPADRTRLAGEVSDALKIPRAEADGVIDELIAAELLVPHEPSAVRITDAGREVYERSSAETGAISARIYSGIPAEDLAVAGRVLTLVTERADAELAAATGAVA; from the coding sequence ATGACCACCACCGCACCCCTTGCCGACGGCCGCGTCATCGGCCTGGCCCACTACGCCGGCCGCGCGGTCCTGGAGAGCGTCCTGGACCGCTACGGCGTCACCTTCCAGCAGTCCGTCACCCTCCGGGCCGTCGCCGTGTCCGGCACCGGCCCGGCCGACCGCACCCGCCTCGCCGGGGAGGTCTCCGACGCCCTCAAGATCCCCCGGGCGGAGGCCGACGGCGTGATCGACGAGCTGATCGCCGCGGAGCTGCTGGTCCCGCACGAGCCCTCCGCGGTGCGGATCACGGACGCCGGACGGGAGGTGTACGAGCGGAGTTCCGCCGAGACCGGGGCGATCTCCGCCCGGATCTACTCCGGCATCCCCGCCGAGGACCTGGCCGTCGCCGGACGGGTGCTCACCCTCGTCACCGAGCGGGCCGACGCGGAACTGGCCGCCGCGACCGGCGCGGTCGCGTAA
- a CDS encoding MarR family transcriptional regulator produces MSSAHEGATPGFLVWRLSMKWRVAVDRAVAPLGLTHAQYSVVATLYGMRRSGERPSQRRLADHTGLEPLYVSKLARALEAAGLLERTRDPRDPRAVQLSLTDRGAEVTRQAIEVVQGLLRQLLEPLGGLDGARARAFVHDLTTLLDTPLDPSADHTSEHETEQS; encoded by the coding sequence ATGAGCTCGGCACACGAGGGCGCGACGCCCGGATTCCTGGTCTGGCGGCTGTCCATGAAGTGGCGCGTGGCGGTCGACCGCGCGGTGGCCCCGCTCGGCCTGACGCACGCGCAGTACTCCGTGGTGGCGACGCTGTACGGGATGCGCCGCTCCGGCGAACGGCCCAGCCAGCGCCGCCTCGCCGACCACACGGGACTCGAGCCGCTCTACGTGTCGAAGCTCGCCCGCGCCCTGGAGGCCGCCGGTCTCCTGGAGCGCACTCGGGACCCCCGCGACCCGCGCGCCGTGCAACTGTCGCTCACGGACCGGGGTGCCGAGGTCACCCGGCAGGCGATCGAGGTCGTCCAGGGGCTCCTGCGACAGCTGCTGGAGCCGCTCGGCGGTCTCGACGGCGCGCGCGCCCGGGCGTTCGTGCACGACCTGACGACCCTGCTCGACACACCTCTCGACCCTTCAGCCGATCACACGAGCGAGCACGAGACGGAGCAGTCATGA
- a CDS encoding pirin family protein, with protein sequence MSNLEREAVPSPCGGRGFVVAEPVRELLSPRHVKLGESSEVRRLLPNLGRRMVGAWCFVDHYGPDDIADEPGMQVPPHPHMGLQTVSWLHEGEVLHRDSTGSLQTIRPRELGLMTSGRAISHSEESPRSHARFLHGAQLWVALPDGHRHTEPRFEHHADLPVVTAPGVEATLILGDLDGATSPGTAYTPIVGADLALARGADVRLPLEPDFEYAVLSMSGEAHVDGVPVLPGSMLYLGCGRSELPLRAESDAGLMLLGGEPFEEELIMFWNWIGRTQEEIVQARRDWMEGTRFGEVKGYDGAPLPAPELPAVPLKPRGRVR encoded by the coding sequence ATGAGCAATCTTGAGCGCGAGGCGGTTCCTTCCCCGTGCGGCGGCCGGGGCTTCGTCGTGGCGGAACCCGTGCGGGAACTCCTCAGCCCTCGGCACGTCAAGCTGGGCGAGTCCAGCGAGGTCAGGCGGCTGCTGCCCAACCTGGGCCGGCGCATGGTCGGCGCCTGGTGCTTCGTCGACCACTACGGTCCCGACGACATCGCCGACGAGCCCGGCATGCAGGTGCCGCCGCACCCCCACATGGGGCTGCAGACGGTGAGCTGGCTGCACGAGGGGGAGGTGCTGCACCGCGACTCCACGGGCAGCCTCCAGACGATCCGCCCGCGCGAGCTGGGCCTGATGACCTCCGGCCGGGCGATCAGCCACTCCGAGGAGAGCCCCCGCTCGCACGCCCGCTTCCTGCACGGCGCCCAGCTGTGGGTCGCGCTCCCGGACGGTCACCGTCACACGGAGCCCCGCTTCGAACACCACGCCGACCTGCCGGTCGTCACGGCGCCGGGCGTCGAGGCCACGCTGATCCTCGGCGACCTCGACGGCGCCACCTCGCCCGGCACGGCGTACACCCCGATCGTCGGCGCCGACCTCGCCCTGGCGCGCGGCGCGGACGTCCGGCTGCCGCTGGAACCGGACTTCGAGTACGCCGTGCTCTCCATGTCCGGCGAGGCCCACGTCGACGGCGTACCGGTGCTCCCCGGCTCGATGCTCTACCTCGGCTGCGGCCGGAGCGAACTCCCGCTGCGCGCCGAGTCGGACGCCGGTCTGATGCTCCTGGGCGGCGAACCGTTCGAGGAGGAGCTGATCATGTTCTGGAACTGGATCGGCCGGACCCAGGAGGAGATCGTGCAGGCCCGCCGGGACTGGATGGAGGGCACGCGGTTCGGCGAGGTCAAGGGGTACGACGGTGCGCCGCTGCCTGCCCCCGAGCTGCCGGCGGTGCCGCTGAAGCCGCGGGGAAGGGTCCGTTGA
- a CDS encoding CBS domain-containing protein has product MTARTVGEVMTRDVVQARRTTPFKEVVRLLDHHRISGLPVVDADDKVLGVLSGSDLVRTQAYRDGTAPPPAVTAGDVMSSPAITVHPEQTVPDAARLMERRGVERLPVVDEEDRLVGIATRRDLLRVFLRTDDDISRQVTEEVLAAAPGLPAEAVRVSVRDGVVALDGRVELRSQVPELVHAAWRLEGVVGVVNGLGFRVDDCAAPAPPARAGSP; this is encoded by the coding sequence GTGACCGCTCGCACCGTCGGTGAAGTGATGACCAGGGACGTTGTGCAGGCCCGCCGGACGACACCGTTCAAGGAGGTCGTGCGCCTGCTCGACCACCACCGGATCAGCGGACTGCCGGTGGTCGACGCCGACGACAAGGTCCTCGGCGTCCTGTCCGGCAGCGATCTGGTACGCACTCAGGCGTACCGGGACGGCACCGCTCCGCCTCCGGCCGTGACGGCGGGTGACGTGATGTCGAGCCCCGCGATCACCGTGCACCCCGAGCAGACCGTGCCGGACGCGGCCCGGCTCATGGAACGCCGCGGCGTCGAACGGCTGCCCGTGGTCGACGAGGAGGACCGGCTCGTCGGCATCGCCACCCGCCGGGACCTGCTCCGGGTCTTCCTGCGCACGGACGACGACATCAGCCGCCAGGTGACCGAGGAGGTCCTCGCCGCCGCCCCGGGACTGCCGGCCGAGGCCGTCCGCGTCTCCGTACGCGACGGCGTCGTCGCCCTCGACGGCCGGGTGGAGCTGCGCAGCCAGGTGCCGGAGCTCGTTCACGCCGCCTGGCGCCTCGAAGGCGTGGTCGGCGTGGTGAACGGCCTCGGTTTCCGCGTCGACGACTGTGCGGCGCCCGCTCCGCCCGCTCGGGCCGGGAGCCCGTGA
- a CDS encoding pyridoxamine 5'-phosphate oxidase family protein codes for MFPTDGFRALGRQECLRLLAKVPVGRVVYTRQALPAVLPINFSLDTDASVLLCTSPASDLVRAIDGVVVAFEADEFDAVTRSGWSVVVTGRATVVSDPAEHERLAQTGPSSWMPLRESVFVRIESEMVTGRELRGAPDPR; via the coding sequence GTGTTCCCGACAGACGGCTTTCGCGCACTCGGCCGGCAGGAGTGTCTGCGCCTGCTGGCCAAGGTGCCGGTCGGCCGTGTGGTGTACACCCGGCAGGCACTTCCCGCGGTCCTCCCCATCAACTTCTCCCTGGACACGGACGCCTCCGTCCTGCTGTGCACCTCGCCGGCCTCGGACCTCGTCCGTGCCATCGACGGCGTCGTGGTCGCGTTCGAGGCCGACGAGTTCGACGCGGTGACCCGGTCCGGCTGGAGCGTGGTCGTCACCGGGCGGGCCACCGTGGTGAGCGATCCCGCCGAGCACGAACGCCTGGCGCAGACCGGCCCGAGCTCCTGGATGCCCTTGCGGGAGTCGGTGTTCGTACGGATCGAGTCCGAGATGGTGACCGGACGCGAACTCAGGGGAGCTCCTGACCCGCGGTGA
- a CDS encoding GAF domain-containing protein, whose product MAEGPAQRRKGVPAAPHLRLDELLEGLQAQVEQVRATRDRVHTLLDAVLSIGTDLDLDVVLRRITESAVTLVDARYGALGVLGEEGKIRQFITVGMDEGTIEAIGHYPEGKGILGLLIREPEPLRLADLGRHHDSVGFPEGHPPMTTFLGTPVRVRDQVFGNLYLTDKRGGAEFDDDDEAVLRTLAAAAGVAIDNARLYEDTRRREQWLSASSELTRTLLSGTDPDNVLHRVAATVRTLSGADLVTLAVPLTGSEELVIEAAEGEGADRVRGLVLPAATLAAKVYRSNERITSSALSEEPQAGGGSAAKIGLGPGFLLPLGGGEDVRGVLQVANLAGGAEFSEATMRMISGFADQAALALEIAEHRREAEHLMVLSDRDRIARDLHDLAIQRLFASGLTLNSVLGRIADRPQVAERVQRVVDDLDDTIKTVRGTIYALRERDRADAQGGLRGKLLAETDRAAAVLGFTPALRMTGLLDTDVPSGHAEHLLAVLRETLSNAARHAHATSVEVTAETDGTRLHLRVADNGRGIDPAVTRRSGLENLRRRAADLGGGFTVTPNEPAGTIVEWTVPLPAKDGA is encoded by the coding sequence ATGGCGGAGGGGCCGGCACAGAGGCGGAAGGGGGTCCCGGCAGCGCCCCATCTGCGGCTGGACGAGCTGCTGGAGGGTCTGCAGGCACAGGTGGAGCAGGTCCGCGCGACCCGGGACCGGGTGCACACGCTGCTGGACGCGGTCCTCTCCATCGGCACCGACCTGGACCTCGACGTCGTGCTGCGCCGGATCACCGAGTCCGCCGTGACCCTGGTGGACGCCCGGTACGGGGCCCTGGGGGTGCTCGGCGAAGAGGGGAAGATCCGGCAGTTCATCACGGTCGGCATGGACGAGGGCACCATCGAGGCGATCGGTCACTATCCCGAGGGCAAGGGCATCCTCGGGCTGCTGATCCGCGAACCGGAGCCGCTGCGCCTGGCCGACCTGGGTCGTCATCACGACTCGGTCGGCTTCCCCGAGGGACATCCGCCGATGACGACGTTCCTGGGAACGCCCGTGCGCGTGCGCGACCAGGTCTTCGGCAACCTGTACCTGACCGACAAGCGCGGCGGGGCGGAGTTCGACGACGACGACGAGGCCGTGCTGCGCACGCTCGCAGCCGCAGCCGGCGTCGCGATCGACAACGCCCGCCTGTACGAGGACACCCGGCGCCGCGAGCAGTGGCTGTCGGCGAGCAGCGAACTGACCCGCACCCTGCTGTCGGGCACCGACCCGGACAACGTCCTGCACCGGGTCGCCGCCACTGTCCGGACGCTGTCCGGCGCCGATCTGGTGACGCTGGCGGTGCCGCTCACCGGCAGCGAGGAACTGGTGATCGAGGCCGCCGAAGGAGAGGGTGCCGATCGGGTACGCGGGCTGGTCCTGCCGGCCGCCACGCTGGCCGCGAAGGTCTACCGGTCCAACGAGCGGATCACCAGCAGCGCCCTGTCGGAGGAGCCACAGGCAGGGGGCGGCTCCGCCGCCAAGATCGGCCTGGGGCCGGGGTTCCTGCTCCCGCTGGGTGGTGGCGAGGACGTGCGCGGGGTCCTGCAGGTCGCCAACCTGGCCGGCGGCGCGGAGTTCTCCGAGGCCACCATGAGGATGATCAGCGGGTTCGCGGACCAGGCCGCACTCGCGCTGGAGATCGCCGAGCACCGCCGCGAGGCCGAGCACCTCATGGTCCTGTCCGACCGCGACCGCATCGCCCGCGATCTGCACGATCTGGCCATCCAGCGGCTGTTCGCCTCCGGACTGACGCTGAACTCGGTCCTCGGCCGCATCGCCGACCGGCCCCAGGTGGCCGAGCGTGTGCAGCGAGTCGTCGACGACCTCGACGACACCATCAAGACCGTGCGCGGCACGATCTACGCGCTGCGCGAGCGCGATCGCGCCGACGCCCAGGGCGGTCTGCGCGGGAAACTGCTGGCCGAGACCGACCGGGCGGCCGCCGTACTCGGCTTCACCCCCGCCCTGCGCATGACCGGTCTGCTGGACACCGACGTCCCCTCCGGCCATGCCGAGCACCTGCTGGCGGTGTTGCGTGAGACGCTCTCGAACGCCGCCCGGCACGCACACGCCACCTCCGTGGAGGTCACCGCCGAGACGGACGGCACGCGGCTCCACCTGCGCGTCGCCGACAACGGCAGGGGCATCGACCCGGCCGTCACCCGCCGCAGCGGCCTGGAGAACCTCCGCCGGCGCGCCGCGGACCTGGGCGGCGGCTTCACCGTCACGCCGAACGAGCCCGCCGGCACCATCGTGGAGTGGACGGTGCCCCTCCCCGCGAAGGACGGAGCCTGA